A region from the Mya arenaria isolate MELC-2E11 chromosome 2, ASM2691426v1 genome encodes:
- the LOC128213616 gene encoding uncharacterized protein K02A2.6-like — MTLHDIIIETSSDNDLQQVMQNVRQSSWKSNYKTNTVLDTLARVKNELTVVTFKNGEVLLHGNRIVLPKQLQQKAISLAHEGHPGIVRTKQLLREKVYFPKMDKMVEDLCNSCIPCLAATDENSREPLQMTEMPKQAWDSVSMDFCGPFSDGKYLLVLIDDFSRFPIVEIITSLNAKSVIEKLDKIFSEYGIPEVLRTDNGPPMNSADFQNFSKQFGFKHRKITPIWPQANGECERFMKTIGKVIRAAKTQKADWRTDMYAFVRNYRATKHATTKYSPAELLFGRQIRIKLPFAPSKPSKENVQVKARENDAYQKAKMKSYADAKRHAKPVTFNVGDSVPVKQHKTNKFSTPFDSQPYKITKINGSMITAKRGDKSITRNSSFFKLIRLQDSDSEDDFDDFYRPGTVRTDEQEPSQPRRSLRNRNPPERFQDFVQK, encoded by the coding sequence aaatacggTACTAGATACACTTGCACGTGTGAAAAATGAACTGACAGTTGTGACGTTCAAAAACGGCGAAGTTCTCTTGCATGGAAATAGAATCGTGTTACCTAAACAGTTGCAACAGAAGGCTATTTCATTAGCACACGAAGGACACCCAGGAATAGTTAGGACAAAACAACTATTGCGCGAAAAGGTGTACTTTccaaaaatggacaaaatggTTGAGGACTTGTGTAACAGTTGTATTCCCTGTCTCGCAGCAACTGATGAAAACTCCAGGGAACCACTTCAAATGACTGAAATGCCAAAACAGGCTTGGGATTCAGTGAGCATGGATTTCTGTGGACCATTTTCTGATGGAAAATATCTTCTTGTTTTGATTGATGACTTTTCAAGATTCCcaattgttgaaataataacatCTCTTAATGCAAAATCAGTTATTGAGAAGCTTGACAAAATATTCTCAGAATATGGAATACCTGAAGTACTGAGAACTGACAATGGACCGCCGATGAATAGTGCagactttcaaaacttttcaaaacaatttggtttcaaacacagaaaaataaCCCCTATCTGGCCTCAAGCAAACGGAGAATGTGAGcgtttcatgaaaacaataggAAAAGTAATTCGTGCAGCAAAAACTCAAAAAGCAGATTGGCGCACAGACATGTATGCATTCGTACGCAACTATAGAGCTACAAAACATGCGACTACAAAATACAGTCCAGCAGAACTATTATTTGGAAGACAGATTAGAATAAAATTACCATTTGCACCATCGAAACCTTCAAAGGAAAATGTGCAAGTCAAAGCTCGTGAAAATGACGCATATCAAAAAGCTAAAATGAAATCGTACGCGGACGCAAAACGGCATGCAAAGCCGGTAACATTTAACGTTGGCGACTCTGTACCtgtcaaacaacacaaaacaaacaagttcTCCACACCTTTCGACAGTCAGCCATATAAAATTACAAAGATAAACGGTTCGATGATAACAGCGAAAAGAGGAGACAAGTCAATCACCCGCAATTCGTCCTTTTTCAAGCTGATAAGGCTACAAGACTCCGACAGCGAGGACGACTTCGACGACTTCTACCGTCCTGGCACTGTACGTACGGACGAACAAGAGCCTTCACAACCGAGACGTTCATTGCGAAATCGAAACCCCCCAGAACGTTTCCAAGACTTTGTGCAAAAGTGA